From the Daphnia magna isolate NIES linkage group LG3, ASM2063170v1.1, whole genome shotgun sequence genome, one window contains:
- the LOC116919308 gene encoding uncharacterized protein LOC116919308 — protein sequence MLFSNANHHSYGDLLVCILLDKLSADLRRNLARQSDAPEWDLDTLRKSLLKEIEILEDSESSIFHSSALKPPKKLNVMLMGAKPSTKEFPQQKLYCPFCTGHHWPTDCDTEKTVGERKSHQASADCPSKFGCRECNRAHHTSLHKADPSRVTDATILSWSPPTSVVLSITDVGEQNSFVFFETAVAKVQSQFVKLDGNILFDKGAQPTFITSKLAKLLNLPTLRRESLILFSFTSNHGVAEHYDVVQFSIIDRHGSPIVTFEVDILVSADTYWNIIGDQVIRGSGPTAVDSKIDYLISGQLHYSGEKIEQKTLGLHISVEEAFDDTKFCDLETLGIQPDLESTKTTAFYQENSLYSKIIQEQLDRGFIEKVPSSEISKLSHYIPHFGVFKESATTPLRIVYDCSCKTPAGVRLNDCLEIGPPLQNDMSAILLRFRVHPIGLTADIEKAFHQVGLHEQDRDFMRFLWLKDPYDSKFRFRVVSLPRDPVWCQQLALHPPFSD from the exons ATGCTATTTTCTAATGCCAACCACCACTCATATGGCGATTTGCTCGTCTGCATCCTCCTCGACAAACTCTCAGCTGATCTGCGTCGTAACCTGGCACGACAAAGTGACGCCCCTGAGTGGGATCTCGACACCCTTCGGAAGAGTCTGCtcaaagaaattgaaattctCGAAGACAGTGAGAGCTCAATTTTCCACTCATCGGCGCTAAAGCCTCCCAAAAAGCTCAACGTCATGCTCATGGGAGCAAAGCCGTCGACGAAGGAGTTTCCCCAACAAAAACTCTATTGTCCCTTCTGCACCGGACATCATTGGCCCACCGACTGCGATACAGAAAAAACTGTGGGAGAACG AAAGAGCCATCAGGCATCAGCCGATTGCCCATCCAAATTTGGCTGTCGTGAATGTAACCGGGCTCATCACACCAGTCTGCACAAAGCCGACCCCTCAAGAGTTACCGATGCTACTATACTCTCTTGGTCTCCCCCAACGTCAGTGGTGTTATCGATAACAGACGTTGGAGAACAAAACTCTTTCgtattttttgaaacagcAGTTGCCAAAGTACAGTCACAATTCGTTAAACTTGATggcaacattttgtttgacAAAGGGGCTCAACCCACATTCATCACTTCAAAGCTTGCAAAATTGCTGAATCTACCAACTCTCAGACGTGAGAGCCTCATTCTTTTCAGTTTTACTTCGAACCATGGAGTTGCCGAACACTACGACGTTGTGCAATTCTCTATCATCGATCGTCATGGATCTCCCATCGTC ACATTTGAGGTAGACATTCTAGTAAGTGCAGACACCTATTGGAATATCATCGGTGATCAGGTCATTCGCGGATCTGGCCCAACGGCAGTTGATTCTAAAATCGACTACCTCATCTCTGGACAACTCCACTACTCAGGTGAAAAAATCGAGCAGAAAACTCTTGGTCTTCATATCTCGGTGGAAGAAGCATTCGATGACACTAAATTCTGTGACCTTGAAACCCTTGGAATCCAGCCGGATCTGGAATCGACTAAAACAACCGCGTTCTATCAAGAGAATTCG CTCTACAGCAAAATCATCCAAGAACAACTGGACCGAGGCTTCATCGAGAAGGTTCCGTCCAGCGAAATCAGCAAGCTATCTCACTACATTCCTCACTTCGGAGTGTTCAAAGAATCGGCGACTACACCCCTTCGTATAGTCTACGATTGTTCTTGCAAAACTCCAGCTGGAGTAAGATTGAACGACTGCCTCGAGATTGGCCCTCCACTACAGAACGACATGTCGGCCATTCTCCTCCGCTTCCGCGTTCACCCAATTGGCTTGACAGCCGATATTGAAAAGGCGTTTCATCAAGTTGGTCTACACGAACAGGATCGAGACTTCATGCGGTTCCTTTGGCTGAAGGACCCATACGACTCGAAATTCAGATTTCGAGTTGTTTCGCTTCCGCGTGATCCCGTTTGGTGCCAGCAGCTCGCCCTTCATCCTCCTTTCAGTGATTAA